Genomic window (Streptomyces cadmiisoli):
GAGCACCTCGACCTGCTCCGGCCGGGCCTGGGAGCGGTCCTCGACCCGCTCCGAGGCACCCGGCGTGATGATCACCTTCTCCAGCGCGACCGGCTTGCCGTAGTTCGCCTGGAGGTACTGACCGGAGGAATCGCCGGAGTATCCGGTCCCCCACCAACTGTTGCTGACTCCGTCGAAGGCCGCCTGAGCGGGGTGCGCTGCATCGGCGTTCGAGGCGCTCACAGCCGTCGGCGGCAGCGGGGCCGGGTCACTGAAGTGCTCGTTGACCTCCCGGATCACGACGGGGGTGAGGAACGCGGCGCCGACCAGAACACAGAGGGCACCGGCGATGACCAGCACCCGCTTCCACGGGATGCGGGGACGCCAGCCCGCCGGACGCTGACCCGAGGACGGCGCTTCGGCGCGGAGCACCCCGGACAGCGGCGTGCCGTCGTTGCGGCAGAACAGCCGATCCGGCCGGTTGTCCACACCGCACCGCGGACAGACGATGCCGCTCTCGTCGTCGGCCCGCGCGGCCCGCACTTCGGGTCGCGCCGGTACGGGCCGACCCGGCAGTACGGCCCCCACTCCCTCCTCCGCGGACTCGGCATCGGGCACCGGCACCAGGAGCGCCCTGGCCCGCTGCCGGCCGGCGTCCGCCGCGTCGCCCGCGTCGTCCTGGTCGCGCTGCGACGAGGCGGCCCGGCCGGCAGCGGGCGAGGCGGTGCCGCCGGCTCCCCCGTCGCCCGCCTCCGGCGCCGGTGTCGGCCCCCCGGCGGGAGGCCCTTCACCCGACCGTCGCTCGGCCGCGCTCTCCTCGGATGCCGCGGCGCTCTCGGGCGCCGTCGGCGGCTTCGGGCCGGATGCGACGGGCTCCTCCTCTCCGTCGGCACGGGAGACCGTCTCCG
Coding sequences:
- a CDS encoding NADase-type glycan-binding domain-containing protein, with product MSEKATADGLCPVCGTRGPGGGESFCEVCGTLIDWDTAPSPEAASEPSRAAEEEAADRGRTSAAAGPRPGASETVSRADGEEEPVASGPKPPTAPESAAASEESAAERRSGEGPPAGGPTPAPEAGDGGAGGTASPAAGRAASSQRDQDDAGDAADAGRQRARALLVPVPDAESAEEGVGAVLPGRPVPARPEVRAARADDESGIVCPRCGVDNRPDRLFCRNDGTPLSGVLRAEAPSSGQRPAGWRPRIPWKRVLVIAGALCVLVGAAFLTPVVIREVNEHFSDPAPLPPTAVSASNADAAHPAQAAFDGVSNSWWGTGYSGDSSGQYLQANYGKPVALEKVIITPGASERVEDRSQARPEQVEVLITDSRGRSTVRNYTLADGGVQVVEAEMDDVVQVAMIVRSAYGSADDKQVAIAEVEMFGRS